The following proteins are encoded in a genomic region of Candidatus Melainabacteria bacterium RIFOXYA2_FULL_32_9:
- a CDS encoding lipopolysaccharide heptosyltransferase II yields the protein MTRILVVRYRFIGDTILTIPFLRNLRRAYPDAQIDMLVGPVSGDVLIDCPYIDNLITFDTTRKHKYESTPKAKQNFFSYVKLLKERKYDKAYVLKRSLSSAILVFLAGIKERIGFNTEYRGLLLTKRVQYIKNKHEIECFLDILRADNVPVTDNYLENWISEDSRVKIDRILEDFNIKEAPKILIHATSGNPKKEWQPEKFAEVIKYLINQKGAQIFYTGTEKDDQMYEKIHASIEHKLIIEPVNLCGKLSIQDSMALISRMNFVVGVDSGTLHIAAALNTPVIGIYGPMNPEKWKAWGDIHTALYSNIPCVPCDLRSKKCPEDNACLKNITPDMVIQKCNDQLDKMQNVV from the coding sequence ATGACTAGAATACTCGTAGTTAGATATAGATTTATAGGTGATACTATTCTTACCATACCCTTTTTGCGTAATTTAAGAAGGGCTTATCCTGATGCACAAATTGATATGCTTGTTGGACCTGTTTCAGGTGATGTATTGATTGACTGTCCCTATATTGACAATTTAATTACATTTGATACAACTAGAAAACATAAATATGAAAGCACACCAAAAGCTAAGCAGAACTTCTTTAGCTATGTTAAATTACTAAAAGAACGAAAATATGATAAAGCCTATGTACTAAAAAGATCATTATCAAGCGCTATTCTTGTATTTTTAGCTGGTATAAAAGAAAGAATCGGTTTTAATACAGAATATAGAGGATTATTGCTGACTAAAAGAGTCCAATATATTAAAAACAAGCATGAAATTGAATGTTTTCTTGACATACTAAGAGCAGATAACGTTCCTGTAACGGATAATTATTTAGAAAATTGGATTTCTGAGGATTCACGTGTAAAGATAGACCGAATATTAGAAGATTTTAATATCAAAGAAGCACCTAAAATCTTAATCCATGCTACAAGTGGAAATCCAAAGAAGGAATGGCAGCCTGAAAAGTTTGCAGAAGTAATTAAATACCTTATAAATCAAAAAGGAGCGCAAATTTTTTATACAGGCACAGAAAAAGATGACCAAATGTATGAAAAAATACATGCCTCAATAGAACATAAACTAATTATAGAACCAGTTAACCTGTGTGGAAAATTATCAATTCAAGATAGTATGGCTTTAATAAGCAGAATGAATTTTGTAGTCGGGGTCGACTCAGGCACCCTTCACATAGCAGCAGCCCTGAATACTCCTGTAATAGGAATATATGGACCTATGAATCCAGAAAAATGGAAAGCATGGGGTGATATTCATACAGCTCTTTACTCAAATATTCCTTGTGTCCCGTGTGATTTAAGGAGCAAAAAATGTCCTGAAGACAATGCCTGTCTTAAAAATATTACACCTGATATGGTAATACAGAAATGTAACGATCAATTGGATAAAATGCAAAATGTCGTCTGA